The following proteins are co-located in the Rheinheimera salexigens genome:
- the metJ gene encoding met regulon transcriptional regulator MetJ, with protein MAKWNGEYIHPYAEHGKKSELVKKITVSIPLNVLKVLTDERTRRQVNNLRHATNSELLCEAFLHAFTGQPLPADDDLRKDNPHQIPQEVRDILTSLGKSIPVIIEADADEE; from the coding sequence ATGGCTAAGTGGAATGGTGAATATATTCACCCTTACGCGGAACACGGTAAGAAATCAGAACTGGTTAAAAAAATTACCGTATCAATTCCGCTTAACGTATTAAAAGTATTAACCGACGAGCGTACACGCCGCCAAGTTAATAACTTGCGACATGCGACAAATAGTGAATTGTTGTGTGAGGCATTTTTGCATGCTTTTACAGGGCAACCGCTGCCTGCAGATGATGATTTACGTAAAGATAACCCACATCAAATTCCGCAAGAAGTGCGTGATATTTTAACCAGTTTGGGTAAAAGCATTCCGGTTATTATTGAAGCCGATGCTGACGAAGAATAA
- the metB gene encoding cystathionine gamma-synthase: protein MSKRHIATAAARAGIAKDPAYAAVTPPLYLSSTYELTAFQQPGAYDYSRTGNPTRDLLAEALIELEEGAAAIVTNTGMSACVLVLQLLTANDTLVIPHDCYGGSYRLFINLSQKKQAFKLVIVNFQQSDWSEQVRLAKPALIWLETPSNPLLQITDIQAVCQLAQTLAAKVVVDNTFLSPILQQPLLLGADIVLHSTTKYLNGHSDVVGGAVICADEQVGTELAWWANCLGLTAGAFDSYMALRGIRTLKPRLQLQQQNAAKIVAFLVQQPLVAKVYYPGLVDHPGHGIACRQQQGFGAMCSFELAAEVSSLSHFFAALDIFTLAQSLGGVESLICHPGTMTHASMDATAQAAAGLTPTLIRLSVGIEQDSDLIADLEQGFAAVAKLNGLATTQAAQNNESLTLNPALNVLW from the coding sequence ATGTCTAAGCGTCATATAGCCACCGCAGCAGCCAGAGCAGGGATAGCCAAAGATCCTGCCTATGCAGCCGTTACGCCACCCCTATATTTGAGCTCTACTTATGAGTTAACCGCATTTCAACAACCCGGTGCTTATGATTATTCACGTACCGGCAATCCTACCCGAGATTTATTAGCAGAAGCGCTAATTGAGCTAGAGGAAGGGGCTGCTGCAATTGTAACTAATACAGGCATGTCAGCTTGTGTATTAGTGCTACAACTACTGACAGCAAACGATACTTTAGTTATTCCGCACGATTGTTACGGCGGCAGTTATCGATTATTTATCAATTTATCCCAGAAAAAGCAGGCGTTTAAACTGGTTATTGTTAATTTTCAACAATCAGACTGGTCGGAGCAAGTTCGCTTGGCTAAGCCGGCACTAATTTGGCTAGAAACACCGTCTAATCCGTTATTGCAGATCACCGATATTCAGGCTGTATGTCAGTTAGCGCAAACGTTGGCTGCAAAAGTGGTGGTTGATAACACATTTTTATCGCCTATTTTGCAACAGCCGTTGTTGCTGGGTGCCGACATTGTACTGCACTCGACGACCAAATATCTAAATGGTCATAGTGATGTGGTGGGTGGCGCAGTGATTTGTGCGGATGAGCAAGTTGGTACCGAGCTAGCATGGTGGGCAAATTGTCTGGGTTTAACGGCTGGCGCGTTTGATAGTTATATGGCATTACGTGGTATCCGGACTTTAAAACCGCGGCTGCAATTACAACAACAAAACGCAGCCAAAATAGTGGCGTTTTTAGTACAGCAACCGCTAGTGGCTAAAGTGTATTACCCCGGCTTAGTTGATCATCCTGGTCATGGTATTGCTTGTCGTCAGCAGCAAGGTTTTGGTGCGATGTGCAGTTTTGAGCTTGCTGCAGAGGTAAGTTCATTAAGCCACTTTTTTGCCGCATTAGATATTTTCACTTTGGCACAGTCTTTAGGCGGCGTGGAAAGCTTAATTTGTCACCCAGGTACCATGACCCATGCTTCTATGGATGCGACAGCACAGGCAGCAGCGGGGCTAACCCCAACTTTAATTCGCTTATCAGTGGGCATTGAGCAAGATAGTGATCTTATTGCTGATTTAGAGCAAGGTTTTGCTGCGGTTGCCAAACTTAATGGCTTAGCAACGACACAGGCTGCGCAAAATAATGAATCCTTAACATTAAACCCAGCGTTAAACGTATTATGGTGA